A single genomic interval of bacterium harbors:
- the plsY gene encoding glycerol-3-phosphate 1-O-acyltransferase PlsY, with amino-acid sequence MDLVPKFIIIFASYLLGSIPFGLLIAKRLRGIDIRLEGSGNIGATNVYRVVGPAAGLAVFTLDLLKGAVPCWVMLMVNPDKTWAMVAGLAAIIGHRLSVFLKFKGGKSVATSFGILIGIAPEVGGIAIGIFVVVVALTRKVSLGSIIGAASVPVFLVLFHYPTPVIGLISLAVLLIIFRHLGNIKRLLNGTEPSFGVKKDK; translated from the coding sequence GTGGATTTGGTTCCGAAATTTATAATCATATTCGCCTCCTATCTATTAGGCTCAATCCCATTTGGCCTGCTAATCGCCAAACGGCTTCGCGGCATCGATATTCGGCTTGAGGGCAGTGGCAATATCGGCGCAACGAATGTTTATCGTGTCGTAGGTCCGGCAGCAGGGCTTGCCGTCTTCACACTCGATCTCCTGAAGGGCGCAGTCCCATGTTGGGTGATGCTGATGGTCAACCCTGATAAGACTTGGGCAATGGTTGCCGGTCTTGCCGCAATTATAGGGCATCGCCTTTCGGTGTTTTTAAAGTTTAAAGGAGGTAAAAGCGTCGCTACCAGTTTTGGCATTCTAATTGGTATTGCTCCTGAAGTTGGGGGTATTGCAATTGGGATTTTCGTGGTAGTAGTTGCGCTGACGCGAAAGGTTTCATTAGGTTCGATTATCGGCGCGGCTTCTGTGCCGGTATTCTTGGTCCTGTTTCATTATCCCACTCCTGTAATCGGTTTGATATCGTTAGCAGTTCTGCTTATAATCTTCCGCCATCTAGGCAATATAAAGCGGCTTTTGAACGGCACCGAACCGAGTTTTGGAGTTAAAAAGGATAAATAG
- the amrA gene encoding AmmeMemoRadiSam system protein A, whose translation MFEQTCLVIARKSVEQYISSNTYYVPDLGEMPEELLKPAGVFVTLYFKGELRGCVGTINPTRDCAAEEIAQNAVWAATRDNRFMQVCEEELPHLSYSVYLLEKPELISEISELDPSVYGVVVENQGRRGVLLPGIDGVSDAQMQVAIAKQKAGIAPNEPVALYRFEVLKFNEPPSPE comes from the coding sequence GTGTTTGAACAAACCTGTTTGGTAATCGCCCGCAAATCGGTGGAGCAGTATATTAGTTCTAATACCTATTATGTTCCTGATTTAGGGGAGATGCCGGAGGAGTTGCTTAAACCCGCCGGTGTTTTTGTGACGCTCTATTTCAAGGGTGAATTAAGAGGCTGCGTTGGCACCATCAACCCTACCCGTGATTGCGCTGCCGAAGAGATCGCCCAAAATGCCGTATGGGCGGCCACTCGCGACAATCGGTTTATGCAGGTCTGCGAAGAAGAATTGCCTCACTTAAGCTATTCAGTCTATCTCTTAGAGAAACCCGAGCTTATTTCCGAAATTAGCGAGCTTGACCCTTCAGTATACGGAGTAGTCGTAGAAAATCAAGGCCGACGCGGCGTCTTGTTGCCGGGAATAGATGGGGTAAGCGATGCCCAAATGCAAGTAGCCATCGCCAAACAAAAGGCCGGAATAGCCCCAAATGAACCGGTAGCTCTGTACCGCTTCGAGGTATTAAAGTTTAACGAACCACCCTCGCCTGAATAA
- a CDS encoding OsmC family protein, with product MDQTNIKWIGGMKFEAVPPSGQSIVVDAYPESGGEEAGPRPSELIAVALGTCTAMDVIGILRKKRQDFTAYRLEVTYQWKEGDYPHPLECAKVTHIVTGRNIDPNALKQAIELSDDKYCSVGATLRPKVELTSDFRIEEAE from the coding sequence ATGGATCAGACTAATATAAAATGGATTGGCGGGATGAAATTTGAAGCTGTACCTCCGTCAGGACAAAGCATTGTGGTGGATGCCTATCCTGAATCAGGGGGAGAAGAGGCGGGTCCTCGGCCAAGTGAACTTATTGCGGTTGCGTTAGGAACTTGCACAGCGATGGATGTCATTGGCATCCTCCGAAAGAAGCGACAAGACTTTACTGCTTATCGGCTCGAAGTGACTTACCAGTGGAAAGAAGGCGACTATCCCCACCCTTTGGAATGCGCCAAAGTCACCCATATCGTTACCGGCCGCAATATCGATCCTAATGCCCTCAAGCAAGCGATTGAGTTATCGGATGATAAATACTGTTCAGTCGGGGCAACCCTTCGACCAAAAGTTGAGTTGACAAGCGATTTCCGTATCGAGGAAGCTGAGTAG